From the Pseudodesulfovibrio indicus genome, the window GGGGACACTCCCCTTGCCCGGCACAATGCGGGCAGAGGAGATTATTGATGAATACCGACATCGGCCGCAACGACCCCTGTCCCTGCGGGAGCGGCAAGAAATTCAAGAAATGCTGCATGGGCAAGCCCGAAGGCGCGCGCATGCTGCTGCCCCAGGCCTATCTCAAGCGGTACGGCATCCGCATCAAGACCCCGGAGCAGATCGAGGGCATACGCCGCTGCGGCGAACTGGTCATGCGCACCTTCGACGCCATCCAGGACCTGATCCGCCCCGGCACGGTCACCGAGGAAATCAACCGGGCGGTGCACGACTTCACGGTGGCGAACGGCGCGCGGCCCGCGCCCCTGCATTACAACGGGTTTCCGAAGAGCGTCTGCGTCTCGCCCAACGAGGTCGTGTGCCACGGCATTCCGGGCCCGAACGCCCTGAAAAGCGGCGACATCGTCAACGTGGACATCACCAGCGTCCTGGACGGCTACTACGCGGACTGCAACCAGACCTTCTTCGTGGGCAAACCGTCCCCGGACGCGGCCAAGATCGTGGCCGTGACCCGCGAATGCCTGCGCCTGGGGCTGGAGCAGGCCCGTCCGGGCAATACCCTGAACGACGTGGCCGGGGCCATCCAGGATTACGCCGAAGGCCAGGGCTGCTCCGTGGTGCGCGAATACATGGGCCACGGCGTGGGCC encodes:
- the map gene encoding type I methionyl aminopeptidase; this translates as MNTDIGRNDPCPCGSGKKFKKCCMGKPEGARMLLPQAYLKRYGIRIKTPEQIEGIRRCGELVMRTFDAIQDLIRPGTVTEEINRAVHDFTVANGARPAPLHYNGFPKSVCVSPNEVVCHGIPGPNALKSGDIVNVDITSVLDGYYADCNQTFFVGKPSPDAAKIVAVTRECLRLGLEQARPGNTLNDVAGAIQDYAEGQGCSVVREYMGHGVGLDFHEPPHVPHFRSRLGNVPLAPGMVLTVEPMINLGAKEVDVLDDDWTAVTRDGSLSAQFEQTIVITDHGYESLTPFEL